One window from the genome of Candidatus Cloacimonas sp. encodes:
- a CDS encoding ATP-binding protein, with protein MKQGKLVPIHNVRKADECIDFLLKRPRLEMVGLGMLYGRPGLGKTTYASRAAYARGYVYIRLEATTTPKTFAKELLQNLYRSLGMGDYLPVGTTNNIYKQCIQLLLDNEDTVIIIDEIDYAFRYPQLLGSVRDLVDETFAVVILVGMQNAMDRLNQINAYYFDRCNYFYEFEAVSKDDIRMLGTELMNIPCPESMVNYIHFNAAGNLRKAIKIMHMLEVRSKINPIPAMNHI; from the coding sequence ATGAAGCAAGGTAAACTTGTCCCGATCCACAATGTCCGGAAAGCCGATGAGTGCATCGACTTCCTGCTCAAACGACCTCGCCTGGAGATGGTGGGACTGGGCATGCTGTACGGCAGACCCGGCCTCGGCAAGACCACCTATGCCAGCCGTGCTGCCTATGCTCGTGGCTACGTGTATATCAGACTGGAAGCCACGACCACTCCCAAAACCTTCGCCAAGGAACTGCTCCAGAATCTATACAGAAGCCTGGGTATGGGTGATTATCTCCCCGTGGGTACTACCAACAACATCTACAAGCAATGTATCCAACTGCTCCTCGATAATGAGGATACCGTCATCATTATCGATGAGATCGACTACGCCTTCCGCTATCCCCAGTTACTCGGATCGGTTAGAGATCTGGTGGATGAGACATTCGCAGTGGTGATCCTGGTGGGCATGCAGAACGCCATGGATAGGCTTAACCAGATCAATGCTTACTACTTTGACCGCTGTAACTACTTCTACGAGTTCGAAGCGGTAAGCAAGGATGATATTAGAATGTTGGGCACCGAACTGATGAATATTCCCTGCCCGGAGTCCATGGTCAATTACATCCACTTCAACGCAGCCGGGAATCTGAGGAAAGCCATCAAGATCATGCACATGCTTGAAGTCAGAAGTAAAATCAATCCTATCCCAGCCATGAACCATATTTAG
- a CDS encoding XRE family transcriptional regulator, translating to MDPNDIGSRLGMLIKAMKLKQYQFTEKFGISANSLDRYKNNERFPDPQFLARLIDSGVNVNWLLRGEGSMFILAPWELGDDVRTTKKVQIVDGKPVLVNDFDTTYVRTSIFPIVAEISAGSPMEVPEDMEPAESVEVPTRYIPFGTDNYVAFRINGQSMEPQILHGDIVLIKKQITWDGLDGKICAVRYETGITLKRIQYDEARRGVALQPLNKDYRIEFIDADQSQWLTMIGPLALQLRLY from the coding sequence ATGGACCCTAACGATATCGGCAGCAGGCTGGGAATGCTGATTAAAGCAATGAAATTGAAGCAGTACCAGTTTACCGAAAAGTTTGGCATCTCTGCCAATTCTCTGGACCGTTACAAGAACAATGAGCGGTTTCCCGACCCTCAATTCTTGGCCAGATTGATCGATTCCGGAGTGAATGTGAACTGGCTGTTAAGAGGCGAAGGCAGTATGTTCATCCTGGCTCCCTGGGAGCTTGGAGATGACGTCAGGACTACCAAGAAAGTCCAGATTGTGGATGGTAAACCGGTCTTAGTGAATGATTTTGATACCACTTACGTGCGTACCTCAATCTTCCCGATCGTAGCGGAAATATCCGCTGGATCACCCATGGAAGTTCCCGAGGATATGGAGCCGGCGGAATCAGTCGAAGTCCCCACTCGCTACATTCCCTTCGGCACGGATAACTACGTGGCCTTCCGAATCAATGGACAAAGCATGGAGCCGCAGATCCTGCACGGGGATATTGTCCTCATCAAAAAGCAGATCACCTGGGATGGTTTGGACGGGAAAATCTGTGCCGTCAGATACGAGACAGGCATTACTCTGAAAAGGATACAGTATGATGAGGCCCGCAGGGGAGTTGCCCTCCAACCTCTCAATAAAGACTACCGGATCGAGTTTATAGACGCTGATCAGAGTCAGTGGTTAACGATGATCGGCCCCCTGGCACTTCAGTTACGGCTCTATTAA
- a CDS encoding transposase family protein gives MSIYDEIDPLTYAELYQSIYPDWKGKQDLLNQIGKDQEIKPKPEPVPVPTVTEADSNILDDSIVLEDEPSAPSDPEEEYIDFTPQERVPVKYDHEAKLLGYFCTTVLERLQHSESKGREWKLLTKEYNNGSLAPELYALKGKRTERALRLWLERYEQSKQDMYALLHGNRYQKRQRKITELEGKVLLAILLHPNRISIGSALKFLKAKAESGLIDSPSSVPTLRRWVEEWRDDNLAMWEQARQGSKFVAEHIIKTIHRDSRLLSVGEVWVADGHTLAFDILNPKTGKAQRMTMIMVFDWASRYPVGATLAFTEDSQHIQAAFRNGFLNWGALPQYVYLDNGKAFKSKLFHEQWEGHDLAKELGGIFPKLGIRAQFAESYNAKAKIIERFFRTFQEQFERFISSFRGANIADKPATLMRNEKWIKKLYTCEPPTTEEAMQMIGYYIRYVYGITPHRGLDNRKPWEVFNSAPKPQDRLVNPSQLNFMMLSVERKAIRNEGIVLNKLKYWHPALVFHMGKPVIIRYDLADARWVLVYDEADVFICQASLRQTQHPFIQADLQNSKSHKEYRQEYTQIKKLQRLTEQRTQSFVRSNQESVDKLLKSYMNEIPAENNPIFLQAPMIEAPAPGPEEEIARLEQIVIEQEKAIASSQPEQTHNDQNQAVAEGSSEFDPFDNEEFKKMLKTIGIK, from the coding sequence ATGAGCATCTATGATGAGATTGATCCCCTGACCTACGCGGAGCTCTATCAGAGCATCTATCCTGATTGGAAGGGTAAGCAGGATTTGCTTAACCAGATTGGGAAAGACCAGGAGATTAAACCGAAACCTGAACCAGTGCCAGTTCCGACTGTCACAGAGGCTGATAGCAACATACTTGACGACAGTATCGTTCTGGAAGATGAGCCAAGCGCTCCCAGCGATCCTGAGGAGGAGTACATCGACTTTACTCCTCAAGAGCGGGTGCCAGTCAAATACGATCACGAAGCCAAGCTGCTGGGCTACTTCTGCACCACGGTGCTGGAACGGCTCCAGCATAGCGAGTCCAAAGGCCGGGAGTGGAAACTGCTCACTAAGGAATACAATAACGGTAGCCTGGCTCCGGAACTCTATGCTTTGAAAGGAAAACGCACCGAACGGGCCTTACGCCTCTGGCTGGAACGCTATGAACAGAGCAAGCAGGACATGTATGCTCTCCTGCATGGCAACCGCTATCAGAAACGGCAACGCAAGATCACCGAACTGGAAGGCAAGGTGCTGCTGGCAATCCTGCTGCATCCCAACCGGATCAGCATCGGCAGCGCTCTCAAGTTCCTGAAAGCCAAAGCCGAGTCCGGACTGATCGACTCACCCAGTTCAGTACCAACGCTTAGACGCTGGGTCGAAGAGTGGCGGGATGACAACCTGGCAATGTGGGAGCAGGCAAGGCAGGGCAGCAAGTTCGTAGCTGAGCACATCATCAAGACCATCCACCGGGATAGCAGACTATTGAGCGTAGGTGAAGTCTGGGTAGCCGATGGCCACACTCTGGCCTTCGATATCCTCAATCCCAAGACCGGGAAAGCACAACGCATGACTATGATCATGGTCTTCGACTGGGCATCCCGATACCCGGTGGGTGCCACTCTCGCCTTTACCGAGGACAGCCAGCACATCCAGGCTGCCTTCCGCAATGGCTTCCTCAACTGGGGAGCTCTGCCTCAGTATGTCTATCTCGATAATGGCAAAGCCTTCAAGAGCAAGCTGTTCCACGAGCAGTGGGAAGGGCATGACCTGGCTAAGGAATTAGGCGGCATCTTCCCCAAGTTAGGAATCAGAGCTCAGTTCGCCGAAAGCTACAATGCCAAGGCTAAGATCATCGAGCGGTTCTTCCGGACCTTCCAGGAGCAGTTTGAACGCTTCATCAGCAGCTTCCGGGGAGCCAATATAGCCGATAAACCTGCCACTCTGATGCGTAACGAGAAGTGGATCAAGAAGCTCTATACCTGCGAGCCGCCCACCACTGAAGAAGCGATGCAGATGATCGGCTACTATATCAGATACGTATATGGCATCACCCCTCACCGGGGATTGGATAACCGCAAACCCTGGGAGGTGTTCAACTCGGCTCCCAAACCTCAGGACAGGCTGGTCAATCCCTCTCAGCTCAACTTCATGATGCTGAGCGTAGAACGTAAAGCCATCCGCAACGAGGGCATCGTGCTGAACAAGTTGAAGTACTGGCATCCCGCCCTGGTCTTTCACATGGGTAAACCGGTAATAATCAGATACGATCTGGCGGATGCGAGATGGGTGCTGGTCTATGACGAGGCGGATGTCTTTATCTGCCAGGCTTCCCTGCGCCAGACCCAGCATCCGTTCATCCAGGCCGATCTGCAGAATAGCAAGTCGCATAAGGAGTACCGCCAGGAATATACCCAGATCAAGAAGCTGCAGCGGCTGACTGAACAGCGAACCCAGAGCTTCGTGCGCAGCAATCAGGAATCGGTGGATAAGTTGCTCAAGAGCTATATGAACGAGATCCCCGCTGAGAACAATCCTATCTTTCTGCAAGCACCTATGATCGAAGCTCCCGCCCCGGGTCCGGAAGAGGAGATTGCCAGGCTGGAACAGATAGTAATCGAACAGGAGAAAGCAATAGCCTCCAGCCAACCTGAACAGACCCACAACGATCAAAATCAAGCTGTTGCCGAAGGATCAAGCGAGTTCGATCCCTTCGACAATGAGGAGTTCAAGAAAATGCTCAAGACGATCGGAATCAAATAA